The window AATGATAGGTGACCCGTCCGGAAAATCGGCAGAGAGAAACCTTTTGGATGAGGAAACGCTTTTACACTATGTAGACTGCTTAAAGAACCAGCTTTCAAGATTCCTTGATTTTGCGGGGAATGAGCCGAATAAAGCGGAACTTGTTAACAATTACGACTGGATGAAGAATATTTCTTTCCTTGATTTTGCTAAAAATGTTGGAAAGAATATCACGGTAAACTACATGATGGCTAAGGATTCTGTAAAGAAAAGATTTTCTGGAGAATCTGGTGCAGACGGGATGAGTTTTACAGAATTTACTTATCAATTGATCCAGGGATATGATTTCCTTCACCTCTATCAAAACAACAATGTGAAGCTTCAGATGGGAGGTTCTGACCAGTGGGGAAATATCACTACCGGAACAGAATTAATCCGTAGAAAAGCTCAGGGCGAAGCATTTGCCTTAACTGTTCCTTTGATTACAAAAGCTGATGGTTCTAAATTCGGAAAGTCTGAAAGTGGAGAAAACTATTGGTTGGATAAAAAGAAAACCTCTCCATATAAATTCTACCAGTTCTGGTTAAATGCTACGGATGAAGATGCTGAAAGATTCATCAAATTCTATACATTCCTAGGAAAAGAAGAAATTGAAGCTTTAATTGAGGAGCATAAAACTGCTGCTCATGAGAGAAAGCTTCAGAAAAAATTAGCGGAAGAAGTAACTGTTTGGGTACACGGAAGAGAAGAATACGAAAAAGCACTTAAAGCTTCTGAAATTCTTTTCGGCCGCTCTACAGCTGAAGATTTGGTAAGCCTTGATGAAGAAACTTTCCTTGAAGTTTTTGACGGAGTTCCACAAAAAGAAGTAGCAAAAGCTGATGTTTTAGGGATAAATATTATTGACCTTCTTTCTGAAAAATCAGGATTTCTAAAATCTAAGAGTGAGGCTCAGAGAGAAATCAAAGGAAACTCAATTTCTGTTAACAAACAAAAAGTAAATGATACTTATACAGCTAATGAAACAGATCTTATTGATGGCAAATTCTTATTGCTTCAAAAAGGGAAAAAAAGCTATTTCATTGTAAAGGTTATTTAATTTTTAATACCATATAAAACCGGCGCTGAGATGAATCTCAGCGCCGGTTTTATATTTTGAAATCTCAATTCTGACTCTATTTTGAATATTCCCGAAAGCGGTTGGCTCTTCTGAAAGTTCCCAGATCATTAAAACGGACTCCATATTTTTTCAACACTTCCTGTGCCTGTTTTCTTCCGATATGACGGACATAAAATGTCTCGTTGACTACAAAATGATGAATGCTGTGTGTCCATCCGAAAAAGAAACAAAACACCTGCATAGGAAAAGTCCACCAAACATTCAGTACCTGTGTCTGTTCAATAACATTCCCCTCTTCAACATCGCCGAAATAATGCATATTGGAAGTTATAAAATGTAAACAGAACTGTCGCAGCAGGTTCGGTAGAAGAATTGTATAAGTAACGAAGCTTAAGCTGTTCAATACATTTTCAATATAAGAAGGGAAAGCAAAATCTGTCATAAACTTTGCATTAATCCAATTCAGCAGTAAATCTGCAAAAAAGAGGTATAAAATTACATGAGCAGCAATAGTCAGGGGGATCAAACCCAGAAATGCAATCCGTTTCAAGGTGGAAGAGGTTTCATCTTTAAGGTTTCCGTTCTTTACCTCCGCGTCCATATCCTTAAACATTTGCTGAAGACGCAAAAGCCCGCCTAAAACAATATCTGCAGTCGTTAATAATCGTTTAAACGACCAACGTTCACCATTTGTTACTCCACGTTCTTCCACATCGTGTAATGTTCCTGAAAATTTATGATGATGGTAATGTAATGTTCGCCTGATCCACGGGTTGATAGTCAGTGGACGCAAAATCCATACACTGAAAAGCATAAAATGATGTACCGGCTTTTGTTTTTTAAAGTAAAGCCAATGAATAAGATCATGCTCAATCTCGTGAAGAACTCCCATAAAAAAGGCATTCATAATGATCATCAACCAAGTTGGTATAATAGCTTTATACCAACCTACAGATGCAGCAATAATGGCAATAATTGAAAGTAAAAATATAGAAAACCCAATGCTGTTCTGCCTCTTCAATAGAGGATATTGTTCTTTAAGCTCCTGATAGGATTGATTAATTTCTTTCCTTATCTGTCTCGATTTTTCCTGATGTTTCACAATTTGGTGATTTTGTAATCAAAAATAATAAATTATACAATTACTCAACACATAAATAATTACTAATAAAAATAATACACTAAGAAAATAATATGAATAACATTACATTTAACTAAAATAAAACCGGCATTGAGATAAATCTCAGTGCCGGTTTATTTATTTTGAAAGTATTATTAGTTTTTAAAATACATAACTTGCAGAAGCAGATAAATACTGGCCGCTGGAAGTTCCTTCTTTTTTCAATTCCCCATCTACCCATATCTGAACCTTTAAAGTAGAAGATGCATTAGCTCCTACAGCATTTACTGCTACATTTGCATTATATGAACCTTTTTCTGCAGTAACTTCAGGGCTTGACCATGTTGTTCCGCTAAGGCTTGAAGCTGTAGTAGGATTACCATCAATTCCATAGACTGCTACATCTATATCAGCTCCTGAAGAAGCGATTGCTTTAAAAACTACTTTATGGCTCTTCCCTGCTCCATTTACGTTAGGGGTATCATCGTCATCTTTACTGCAAGAGGCTACAAATCCCATTAACACAGTGGCAAGAAGCACTACAAATGTACCTTTCAACAGCTGGTTTATTCTTGTTTTTTTCATAATCTTTTTGTTTAAATTTTAGTTACTTTATTTGATATTCTATGAGTAGTGATTTCGTCTCTGCAAAGCTATTGGAGTCCTGAAACTTTATCAATCCAAAAAAAGGAGTATTTTTTCTACCTAAATTCTGGTATTTTTTATGCTAAAATTTTTAGTTAAATTCAGCGTTTATAAAAAATACATTCTACAGAACTGATACCTGATGAAGAGATTACTGATCCTGTTAAGCATATTACTGTCTTTTGGTGTACGATCACAACAATTGATCCCCCTTGATGAAAAACCTTATTTAGACAGCTTACAAAACATTGTAAGAAATAGCAGAACTGCTGCAGCAAAAGCAAATTCTACTTTTCTTTTATCAAATTATTACAGAAATATCGATTCTCTGCTGAGCAAAAAATATCTGGAAAGTGGAAAAACACTCATCAAAAGCGATGCTTTTCTCTCCGCTAAATATGATTTCTACGAAGCACAATATAATCTGGACAGAAATAAGGCAAAAGCTGCCATTTCTTATCAAAAGGCAATTAAAGCTTTGTCAAAAATTAAGAATGAAGAATCTGATCTCCTTCAGGCAGCAGCATGGTATAGTTATGGAGTCACCCAGAAAGACAAAGAAGGCTATCCTTTTCTAGTAAAAACTATTCTTGAAAAAAGTATTCCATTAGCTAAAAAGTATGAGAATAGCAGGAATCTTGGCTTTCTCTATACCCAGCTCGCCGTCATCCTTACTTACAATGCAGAGTTTAAGAAATCTGAGGATTATAATGCTAAAGCCTTGAAAATTCTTGAAAAGCACTACCCTAATTCACCTGAATTATTTTTTACCTACTTAAATTTAGCCAATAATTTCTGTTATCAGGCCAAAGGAGATGAAGCTAAAAAGTATTTAGATAAAGCTGATGCACTCATTAGCCCTCACCCCGATTCTTCCGTCAATGCTTTTTATTATTACGCTCAAACACTTTACTGTATTACCAGACAAAAGAATCCTGAAGCGTTACCCGTTATTGAAAAAGGCCTTGCTTATGCTAAAAGGTTTAATCAGAATCTACTGGCACAAATGTTTTATTTCAATAAGTATGATATTTTAAGAAAATTAAAAAGATATCCTGAAGCAAAAGGTGCTCTGGAAGATATTTTAACCGAAAAATCCCTTGCCCTTGATCTTAATAACAGAAAAACCATTTATAAGCAGCTTTCTTCTTTACATGAAGAAATGGGAAATACTAAGGAAGCCTTAGTCTGGGAACAAAGATATTCTAAACTCAACGATAGCCTGAATACTGAGAATGTAAAGCTTGAAATCAATAAAATTGAATCTAAGTTCAATGCTGCGGAAAAGGAAAGAAAGATAGCCACTTTAAATGCAGAGAAAAATCAAAAAGAACTGGAAGTTAATAAGAAGAACTCCTATTTATGGGGATTAAGCCTTATATTACTATTAATGATAAGTTTGCTGATCTTTCTCTATATCATTTTTAGAAAAAATAAAAAAATCTCTGAGCAGAAGATTAATGACATCAAGCAAAAGGAAGAACTTTCTTTAACAAAAGCTATTCTTGAGGGAGAAGAAAGAGAAAGAGAACGTATCGCAAGAGATCTTCATGATGGTCTGGGCGGGATGCTAGCCGGCGTAAAAATCAATTTCTCTACTTGGTCTGCCAGTCATTTGGATCCAGAAAAAGATCAGGAGTTTTACAAGATTTTAGGACAACTGGATAATTCTGTAGGGGAACTGCGGCATGTGGCAAGAAACCTGATGCCTGAATCATTGCTTAATTTCGGGTTAGAAACCGCCTTGAACGACCTTTGTGAGTTTTATAACAGAAAAGATATTGAAATTGATTTCCAGGCGATCAATATTGAAAAGAATCTGCCATTAAATATCCAGCTTAATATTTACAGGATTGCCCAGGAATTACTGGCCAATGCCATCAAGCATTCTGAAGCCAGCAGTATCTTATTACAATGTTCCCAATCTGAAAAAGATTTTTTCATTACTATTGAAGACAACGGAAAAGGATTTGAAAGCGGCAAAGAACAAAAAACAAAGAGTATGGGATTCCGTAATTTAAAGAACAGAGTCGATTATCTGAAAGGAAATATGGAGATCAGCTCTGACAATCAAGGTACAACGATTAATATAGAACTCAACATAGATGGAGAATGAAAAAATAAATATTGTCATCGTAGATGATCACCCTATCGTTATTGAAGGACTGAAAATGATGCTGCAAAGCCAGCCATCTTTCAATATTCCGGAAACCTTTACTTCCGGTTCAGAGATCATCGGCTTTATTGGCCGCAATAAAGTTGACATTATTCTTTTGGATATCACATTGCCCGATGCCAATGGAACAGAACTTTGCAGGGAAATCAAAAAAATATCTCCTGAAACCTCTGTGATCATGTTCAGTAACCGTTCTGAAAGAAGTATGATCATGCAGGCTATCCAAAACGGAGCCAGCGGTTATCTTCTTAAAAATACATCCATTGAAGAATTGGTGATCTGTATCAAAGGAGCATTATCCGGCGATATTGTTTTTTGTAATGAAACCAAGCAAATCATCAGCAGACCTTCTCAAAATGAGCTGCCAATTCCCAGGCTGACTAAAAGGGAAAAACAAATCCTGCATCTTGTAGCACAGGGCAAAACAAGTAATAAGATTGCAGAAGAGCTCTTTCTCAGCCCGCTTACGGTAGATACTCACCGAAAAAACCTACTCCAGAAATTTCAGGCTAAAAATTCTACAGAACTTGTGAACCAGGCCATAGAATATAATCTGATTGAAAAATAGAAAAACC of the Chryseobacterium capnotolerans genome contains:
- a CDS encoding fatty acid desaturase — protein: MKHQEKSRQIRKEINQSYQELKEQYPLLKRQNSIGFSIFLLSIIAIIAASVGWYKAIIPTWLMIIMNAFFMGVLHEIEHDLIHWLYFKKQKPVHHFMLFSVWILRPLTINPWIRRTLHYHHHKFSGTLHDVEERGVTNGERWSFKRLLTTADIVLGGLLRLQQMFKDMDAEVKNGNLKDETSSTLKRIAFLGLIPLTIAAHVILYLFFADLLLNWINAKFMTDFAFPSYIENVLNSLSFVTYTILLPNLLRQFCLHFITSNMHYFGDVEEGNVIEQTQVLNVWWTFPMQVFCFFFGWTHSIHHFVVNETFYVRHIGRKQAQEVLKKYGVRFNDLGTFRRANRFREYSK
- a CDS encoding tetratricopeptide repeat-containing sensor histidine kinase, which encodes MKRLLILLSILLSFGVRSQQLIPLDEKPYLDSLQNIVRNSRTAAAKANSTFLLSNYYRNIDSLLSKKYLESGKTLIKSDAFLSAKYDFYEAQYNLDRNKAKAAISYQKAIKALSKIKNEESDLLQAAAWYSYGVTQKDKEGYPFLVKTILEKSIPLAKKYENSRNLGFLYTQLAVILTYNAEFKKSEDYNAKALKILEKHYPNSPELFFTYLNLANNFCYQAKGDEAKKYLDKADALISPHPDSSVNAFYYYAQTLYCITRQKNPEALPVIEKGLAYAKRFNQNLLAQMFYFNKYDILRKLKRYPEAKGALEDILTEKSLALDLNNRKTIYKQLSSLHEEMGNTKEALVWEQRYSKLNDSLNTENVKLEINKIESKFNAAEKERKIATLNAEKNQKELEVNKKNSYLWGLSLILLLMISLLIFLYIIFRKNKKISEQKINDIKQKEELSLTKAILEGEERERERIARDLHDGLGGMLAGVKINFSTWSASHLDPEKDQEFYKILGQLDNSVGELRHVARNLMPESLLNFGLETALNDLCEFYNRKDIEIDFQAINIEKNLPLNIQLNIYRIAQELLANAIKHSEASSILLQCSQSEKDFFITIEDNGKGFESGKEQKTKSMGFRNLKNRVDYLKGNMEISSDNQGTTINIELNIDGE
- a CDS encoding response regulator codes for the protein MENEKINIVIVDDHPIVIEGLKMMLQSQPSFNIPETFTSGSEIIGFIGRNKVDIILLDITLPDANGTELCREIKKISPETSVIMFSNRSERSMIMQAIQNGASGYLLKNTSIEELVICIKGALSGDIVFCNETKQIISRPSQNELPIPRLTKREKQILHLVAQGKTSNKIAEELFLSPLTVDTHRKNLLQKFQAKNSTELVNQAIEYNLIEK